The genomic region GTATTGAAAGCAGGAGAGAATACATTGCGTATTCATTTCAAATCCGTTTTTAAAGAAAAAATGGAGGACTATTTAAATGCTCCATTTAAACTTCAAGCATGGCCGAACAACGATCAGAATTCGGAAATTTGGTTGAGTTTATATGCAAGAAAAGCGGGTTTTCACTTTGGATGGGACTGGGGGCCACGTTTAATTACTTCGGGTATTTGGCGTCCAGTATACTTAGAAGTTTGGAACGATGTGAAGTTGGAAAGTGTACAAATTATTCAAGAAAACGTATCGAAAAAGTCAGCTGATATTACGTCTATTTTCGAAGTGGAATCAACAAAAGATAATGCAACGGCAACGTTAGAGATTTCTTCGGAAGCTTTCTCAACAGTAAAGAAACAAGTGACATTAAAAGCGGGTATCAACAAGATTCCTGTGAGCTTGAAAATGAAAAACCCTAAGCTTTGGTGGTCGAACGGATTGGGTGATCCTAACTTATATACTTTCGATTATAAAGTGACTTCTGGAAATAGTATCGATACAAAATCAATTACTACGGGTATCCGATCGATTCGAGTTTTGAGAGAAAAAGAGGAAGACGGACAAAGCTTTACTGTAGAGTTAAATGGTGTTCCTGTATTTATGAAAGGAGCCAACTATATTCCTTTACATAATTTCCAAGATCAGGTAACAGAGGATAAATATCAGTATTACATTCAACAAGCAAAAGTATCGAACATGAACATGATTCGTGTTTGGGGTGGAGGTATTTACGAAGAAGATATTTTCTATGATTTATGTGATCAGAATGGACTTTTAGTATGGCAAGACATCATGTTTGCTTGTGGAATGTTCCCAAGAGATGAAGAATATTTGGCAAATGTAACCGAAGAAGTAAAAGACAATGTAAAGCGTTTAAGAAATCACCCAAGTATTGCACTTTGGAACGGTAACAACGAAAACGAAATCTCTTGGTACGGATGGGGTTGGAAAGATAAATACACAGAGGAAGAGCAAAAAATCTATGTAGCCAGCTTAGAAAACCTTTTCTATAAAGTGATTCCAGAGGCGATTAATAGTATGGATGAAACACGTTATTATCATCCAACATCACCGAACACGGGATATAATGATATTTCTGAAAACTTTGGTGATGTACACTTATGGGATACGAAAGGTGACGCTCCATTAACTATTTACGATGAGGTGGTTGGTCGATTCATGTCAGAATACGGTTTCCAATCTTATCCAGAAATGGAATCCATCAAAAAATTTACTGATGATTGGGAGAGAAATAAAACATCTGAAACAATGTTTGCACACAATAGAGCAAGACAAGATCAGACGAGAGACCCTAACTTCGGTAACCAAGCGATCGAGCGTAAAATGGGAACGTATTATGGTATTCCAGAAGACTTCGAAAACTATGTATACCGCACTCAGATACTTCATGCAAAAGCCACTAAAATAGCGATCGAAGCACATCGTAGAAACATGCCTAACTGTATGGGTACATTGTATTGGCAGTTGAACGATTGCTGGCCAGCGGTATCTTGGGCAACTATCGATTTCTATGGAAAATGGAAAGCACCTCAATACATGGTTAGAGATGTTTACGAAAACACTATCGCTCCAGTCATTGTAGAGAAAGACCAACTAAGAGTGTACATCGTTACCGATGAGCTGAAAGAACAAAAAGCACAGTTAATCGTAAGAATGCAAACTTTAGCAGGTAAAGAATTGATGAAGGAGAAATCGTCGATTACTATTGCAGCTAACACTAGCCAAGTGTATTTCGAAAAGAAAGTAGAAGAGCTTCTTAAAGGTGTAGATAAAAACAACGTAGTTCTTGATGTATCTGTGATGAACGGTGCAAAAGAATTAGCCAAGAATATTTTCCACTTTGCTCCAGAAAAAGATTTGAAATTACAATCGGGTGTAGTGAAGAGCGAAATCAAACAAGCAAAAGACAAAACAATCATTACCCTTACAGCAAGCAGCTATACAAAAAATGTATTCTTATCCTCACCAGGTGTAGATGGTCACTTTAGCAATAACTACTTTGATATTCTTCCTGGAGAAACAGTAGAAGTAGAGTTTACTGGAGCTGATAAAGCACCAAAAGGAATTTCTATAAAATCATTTGCAGATTTTACAGACGTAGTTAACTAACCTACTAAGTGCCGAGGCCTTCACAGCAGGTCTCGGCTTTCTTACTTTTCATCATCGCCAGCTTTCCCCACATCAACAATATAAATACAAATTGATATGAAAATAATTATTACTTCCCTATTGCTTTTGAGCATCCTCTTTGGTTGTGAAACTACAAAGACTTCCAACGATACTACCTCTATTTTTCAAGATACGCTACAATTAAAAAACGATTTTCTAACGGTTAAAGTCAAAACCTTTGGAGCTGAATTGATTTCGATTCAATCCAATCAAGACCAACAAGAATATTTATGGCAGGGCGATACAATTTCATGGCAAGATCACGCTATTGTCCAATTTCCTATTGTCTGCAATGTAAAAGATGATAAGTATACTTTTGAAGGAAAGGAATACGAAATAATGTCTCACGGTTTCGGAAGAGTAAGTCAGTATACAGTTGATATCCTTTCGGATACCTCTGTAATCTTAAGCATACAAAGTGATGAAAACACCAAGAAAATGTATCCTTTCGATTTTACCTATGCCGTATCCTATACTTTGATAAACAATAAGGTAAATGTGAGTTTTGATATCAAAAACTCCGGGTCGAAAGAGATGTTTTACTCTTCGGGGTATCACCCTGGGTTTAATTGTCCGTTAGATGACAATGCAACTTTCTCCGATTATCAATTATCATTCGAAAAAGAAGAAACCATAGAGAGCCTCACTTTAGAAAAAGGAATGGTGACCTCTCAAAAAAGACCTTTTTTAAACGCTAATTCTAATTTTGCCCTTACTAAAAAAGCATTCGAGCAAGATGTGTTTATTCTAGAAAAGCCATCTTCGAAAACAGTATCTATCAATAAAATTAACGCTACAGAGCAAGATAAATCGGTAGTACTCACTTTTGGTGATGTGCCTTATTTAGGTATTTGGTCGCCTTCAAACGAGAGTCCGTTTGTCTGCATTGAACCTTGGTTTGGCTTGCCAGACGATGAAGGTGATCGCGTAGATTTTAACGAGAAAAAAGCAATACGACACTTACAGCCAAATGATAAATTTCAATGGGACTTTGCTATGGAGTTCCGTTAACAGCTACTTAAATCTTTTATAAATTAAAAACACGTGAAATGAAAAAACTTACTTTTTTAGTGTTCTGTCTATTGGGATGGAATACTTTATTTGCACAGGTAATGATTGATGAAAAGTTTAATAACCTGAGCAGTAATTGGAAGGCGGTGAATCTTTCTGGAGGAGGAAGTCACCAAGTTTCTAACGGACAATTAACGATTACTCCGAACAACAACTCTTGGTACGGAGTGTACAACAATCAAGCACTTTCGGGACACTTCTATATTGAAGTGGAATTTACAGCCGACGATAATGTTGGCTTAGCACTCTTCAAAAAAAATGGAAATAATGCAGATGTATCCAACTACTCGATGATTACCGTCGAGAACAATAGCGGTACGCCTGTTGTACAAATTCGAGATAAACAAAACGGACAATCGGATGTCTTAGACAATACAGGTTGGGCCGATAAAAACTTGAGATACAAAAACACTTTGAATGCACAAACACACTCGGTACCTTTTACAAGCACCAACAAAAAGTTTAGAATCTTCCGACATGAAGGAGAGAAGTTTATTCACTTTTTCTACGAAGTAAAGAAGAACGTAGATGGACAGGAAGCTGTTGGTTGGCAAGAATTGGCACCATCGAAAGAATGGAATCAGTTAAGCGGCGAATTCTATTTGGGTTTAGTGGCATTAGGTGGATCTGCCACTTTCGATAATGCCTATGCAACCACAAAACCTAAAGTCGATAAAGACGATACCAATACAGGTTTTAGTGCACAAAGAAGAGAGTTAAATTGGTCGGGATATTTTGGAGAAGCATTAGTGGTAACTTTCGATAAGAATGATGCACCACTAACAGATGGTAAAAGAAAGTTTGTCTTCTGGAGTGAACTTAATTATGTGCCTTCATGGTATTTAGACGACAGTTTGATGTACACTTACGAGTTTGTAGAAACTTGGGGTGGAGGAAATCCGGGTTGTCACGAACCGATGTCGGATAGAATTTTACGCTATTCGAATGTTACCTTAGATTATGATGGAGCCGATTACAAAATTGTACATTGGGAATATGCGTTAATCGATCCAGATTATAAATCACCAGACGATGGGCAGGGTGCACAAATTCCATGGGTAGATGAATGGTATAAAATCTATCCTGATGGTACCATTTTGAGAAAAATTAGGTACAAAGCGAAGTTGGATACCAACTTCAGAAATTGGCATGAGTTGACAGAATTTATCGTTATTTCTGGTCATACCACAGATCCATCAGAACATTTGAGTAATCCAAGCTTATCCATTTGGCCTATCAATGGAAATAGTCAGTCTTACCACCCAACAGGTCATGGAAACAACTATGAACAATCGAATAATGATGCTACGTTAATTGGCATCCATTTTAAAGATCATCCAGATGTGGTTAGTGCTTTTAACGACAATGCTTCTAATCCGGAAACTTATGCAGGAGAGGGGATCACTTTCTATAAAACATGGCACGATGCCTACTACCATATGTCGCATTGGCCAGTAAATAAGGAGCAATACTATACTGATGATTTTAAATCTCAGACGACTTGGAAAGAGCAAGTGAAACACGCATCATTAGGTGGAGCAGGTGTTTATGGCGGGTCAAACTGGAATAACAATTATCAGATTGATACAGATGGAAGAAAATATAGAGAATGGATTTCCTATTTATCATTAAGTACAAAAGGTGATTTCGCCTCTAAAAAAGCCGATATCGAAGCATGGTTAACTGATACTTGGAATTGGGATCCGACGGGAACAACACCAGAACCTCCAGTCGATCCAACGCCTCCTCCAACAGAAACAACTAACGTAGCCTTAAATAAAAATGTGGTGACAAGCAGTGTTTCTCAAGGAAATCAAGGCAGCAATGCGGTTGATGGTGATGGAAACACACGTTGGGAATCGAATCATTCCGATAATCAGTGGCTATATGTTGATTTAGGACAGACGTATTCCGTAAGCAGTGTAGAAATTGATTGGGAAGCGGCTTATTCTTCTTCTTATAAAATTGAGGTATCGAACAACGCCAATAATTGGACAGAAGTATACAGTACCTCATCTGCAAATGGAGGAACTGATGTGATTAACTTTACACCAACGAATGCACAATATGTTCGTTTATACGGTCAACAAAGAGCAACGAATTGGGGACATTCCCTCTATGAATTTAGAGTGATGGGAGAAGTGCCATCAGTGGTAGAACCTGTAGAATTAGCCTACAATAAAAGCGTTACTACATCGAGTGTTTCTCAAGGAAATCAAGGCAGTAATGCGGTTGATGGTGATGGAAACACACGTTGGGAATCGAATCATTCCGATAATGAGTGGTTGTATGTCGATTTGGGAGCATCTTACGATTTAAGTAAAGTAGAAATCGATTGGGAAGCTGCCTATTCTTCTTCTTATAAAATCGAATTATCCAATGATGCAAGCAATTGGACAGAAGTGTATAGTACCTCTTCTGGAAACGGTGGATCAGAACAAATTACAATATCAGGAAGTGGTCGATATGTTCGTTTATACGGACAACAAAGAGCCACAGGCTGGGGACATTCTTTGTATGAAATTAGAGTCTATGGAAATCCACTTTCAAACACAAGAACGATTCCTCATCAGGTTACAGGTGAACCAGTGTTTAAAGTTTTCCCTAACCCAGCTTCTACTCATTTAACGATAAAAACATCCCTTCATGAAGCATCTCAAAAAATAGCAAAGTTAATCAACTTCCAAGGAGCTTTAGTTGCACAAATGCCTATTGAAATGGAAATAACTGAACTAGATGTGAATGATATTCCTGATGGAGTATATATTCTATTAATTGAGCGAAATGGTGAAATAGAAAGTAGACAGAAGATAATAATAAAATAGCTGTGTGATATATATTCTTTGGCGTAAGTGTCAAAAGGCTATCTCTTTTTTTGAGATAGCCTTTCTTTTATTTAAAAGTTCCGATTTCTTTCACATCTTCTTCAAAATTGTCTCTTATTTCTTTAGCATTATTCTTCACTTTCGCTCTATAATTATAGATGGTATTTACAGAGTAACGAAGCAAATGGGCAATCTTAGAACTATCAGTAATACCTATGCGGATCAAGGCAAAAATTCGAAGTTCTGTATTCAACATTTGTCCTTTTTTAAGGGTGATTTGTGCATCATCTTTAAGGAGGCTATTGAATTCCTCAACAAACTCAGGATAGATATCCAAGAAGGCCTTATCAAATATAGAATAGAATTTATTGATCTCGATTTCTATATGTTCGTCGTTTTTAGAAATGTTCAATAGTTCCTGATGTTTCTTAGCGACTACTAAACTTTTTACCTTCAATCGATAATCATTTAGCTTGTCGATAAACTCAGAATAGATCTTGATAAAGTTACCGATATAAGCCTCCTTCACACTATTTGATTCTGAAATACGATTGTAGGAATTTTTTAGTTGTAACATCGTATTTTCTAACTGATCGTTTACCTCTTTTAATTGGGAATTGATATCTGTTAGTTCATTTCTTGCCTTGGCAATATTTTGTTTCTGACGGAACAAAGAAATCAAACTCAAGGCCAATATTATTGCAAGGATAGTGATGATCCCCATCACAAGGTATAAGCTCTTTTGCTGTTCTGTTTTCTTTAATTGAAATGCTTCTAGTATTAATGAAAACAACTTGGTTATTTCTGTAGATCTTACTTTTGAATTAAAGAAAATTGCATCTTCAAATGAAAATTTAATGTATTCATAGGCTTCATCTACCTTTTGTTCGTAATAGATAATTTTAGCCAATTTTGTTAGAGATATATTATCTTTTCTAGCGGCTTTAATATCAGAAATAGCCGAAATAATCAGGTATTTTTTCTCCTTTTCTCTCATTCTTGCCATTTCATAGATTAAGGCCCTTTGAAAAGTGACATATGAGAATTTTTCTGTTCCCATCTCGGCATCAGCCAAACGTACAGAATTAACAGCTAACGATTCTTTATATTTTTTCTGATCGAGTAATTCCCATTCTTTCGAGTAAAGGTATTCATCAGTTTGTTTTTCCAATAAGGCTATCAAAGAGTCAGTATAAAGCTTGTATTCATAGGCATAAGCTTTTCGAGCATCATAGGTAAATGAAAAGTAGTCCAAATCAGAATATACTTTTCGGTAGCAGTTATAATATAGTTTAAGTAGTTCTTTGTTTAATTCAGAAGAATTAATTTTTAATAATAAATCCTCTGATTGTTTATAATGTCCAGAAGACGCTAAACTATATGCCAGCTGTAGCCTTGTCTCGTTTATAAGAAGTTGATTATTAAGTGCTTTTGCAACTTTCTTATTATGTTCAATATACCTAAGTGTAGAATCAAAAGAATAGGCGGAGTATTCTTTAATGATTTTTTTATTGATTTGATAAAGTTGTTCATTCGAAAGATCACTTTCTTGTTTTAACTGCTTTAACTCATTGATCTTATTTTTTCTGATGTTGTCGTAATATTCCCTTTTTTGCATGTTTTGTTCTAAAACAACAAGTAAGGAATCAATTTCTTTTTGATCAGCAAGAATGGTGAATGGTAAAAAAAATAATGATAGTAGTATTAATAGTATCTTATTTAAATATTTCATCTATTATCTAAAAAATGAGATGTACATCTCTATGTATAATTCAAAAAGTATCATTTCTAATTAGATCAAAGATAACGTATTCTTATTATTTGACCGCTGAATCCCTATACTTTACACCATAAACTCTACTGAAATATTGCTTAAAGTAGTCCAATCCTTCAATTTTTTTATAACTCTTTTGTGTGAATTGTTGTACATACTGACCAGGACGATGAGGATCTTCGGTTAAATTCATTTGATAAACAAACACAATTTTTCCTTCGCCTTTGCCTTTCCATCCATCAAAACTACCAAAACGTAAATCGTTAATATTATATGTAGTATCATCTATTTTTTCTACAGTATAATACCCTTTAGTCACATAAAGAAGATCTTTTAGCTTTGGAGTTAACTCTATATTATTTAAGAGATCATGGTGTTTGGGAGAGGAGCTAAAAGTTACCTCTTCATCGTTATCAAAAACGGAATAGAACCCTGTATAATATTCATCTTCTGAGTTTACACTGGCAGACCATAGCCAAATATTCATCGGAGTGGTTTTTACAATCATGTCACTATATTGAATATTTTCTTCTTGTAATGCTTGTGTAAAAACATTCTTCGCTTTGTGTTGCATGACAAAACCTAATGCTAAATACGAAGTGCTAATGATTAAGCCGGCATAATTCAATTGTCTTCTGATTTTACTTCTTTTAGGTTTACATAATGACCATATCAGAAGTATCATAAAAGGCAATGTGTAATGTGGATCTACAACAAATACAGAATAAGTGGCAAAACCATAAGATGAAAATGGATATAAAAGTTGTGTGCCCCAAGTAGTACATGTATCCAACATAGAGTGAGTTAGAAACCCTAAGAAAAATAACAAAGTCCAGTCTTTGAAAGTATCTTGATCTTTACCATAAATTCTATGCAGTAAATAGCCAAAAAGAGGGGAAGCCAGGAAACAGAAAAGTAATGAGTGGGTGATACTTCTATGGAAAGTAAGTTCCCCGACGGTATCTAAAAAAGGATTAGCCAGAACATCTAAATCTGGGATGGTGCCTGCTATTGCTCCAAAAATACTTGCCCTAATTCCAATTTTTTTTCCTAGTACTGCTTCGCCAACCGATGCCCCTAATACTACTTGTGTTAGTGAGTCCATTTACACTTGTTAAACATTATTAAATTAAAGTCCTGATTTTCACATATAAAAAGATAACATGATGTACTTTTTTTATGCTCAAAATTTAGGAGGAATATTTGTTTTGCTAACGCTGTTGTTAGTTAAGTAAATTTTTTAAATAATCAATTTTCTTTTTCAATCATACTTAGTTCTTACTAGCAACTTAAATCAATTTTCAATCTAACTAATGCTATTATTATGAAATTTAGTCAATTCATCATCGCGACAATCTTTACTATCAGTGCAGTATCATGTGCACAAGAAGCCAAAAAAGAAGAAGTAAAAGAAGTAGAAACAGAGGTAGAGGTAGTTGAAGTGAAAGAAGAAGTTGTTGTTGAAAACGATTCTGCTGCAGTGGTTGCAGAAGAAGTAGTCGTTGAAACAGAGGAAGTAAAATCTGAGTAATTATCATTACTAATAATCAAATGATAACACATCAAGTATTTTTTAATTTAAGGTTTATATAAGGGATACATACTTGATGTTGCTCAATGAAGAGAAGTCAGTAATCGACTTCTCTTTTTTTGTTTTTTATAATGTGTGTGGTGTTAATCGAAGAACCAATTGATGTAAATGGAGGAAAAATCGCCGTTGGTTGAATAAATCCGAACTTTTATTGAATTTATTTTTTCTAAAGCTTTGAAAGGTAAATCTTTGCAGTAGAAAACATAACTTTCACGACCTAATTTATTTATAAAGCGCCTTATTCTATCAAGAGCAATGAAACTGAAGATATTAATCACATTATTAATCTTACCAACCCTAGTATTTTCACAAAGACCCGATGGTGGTAAAAATGGAAAAAATGGGCAACGTCCTAAAATTGGAACTGTTACCGGTAAAATTTCAGATGCAGATACTCAAGATAATCTTGAATTTGTAACTGTTGCACTCTACGCTGTTAGAGACACTTCATTTATTACTGGAGCATCGTCCGATCAACAAGGTCGCTTTAAAGTGAGTGAGGTACCTGCAGGTAAAATGTTTGCAAAGATCTCTTTTATAGGGTATGATGAATACATTTCAGAACCCTTTATCATAAAACCTGATCAAAAGGATAAGTTTCTTGGGAATATCACTTTACAATCTTCTGCTAAAAGTTTAGACGAAGTAACAGTAACAGCAGAGAGAGATGTAATGGAGTTAGGTATTGATAGAAAAACATTTAATGTGAGTCAGGACCTTAATTCGGTAGGAGGTTCTATGACTGATGCCTTAAAAAATATTCCTTCAATAGATGTAGATTCTGAAGGAACATTAAGCCTTAGAGGTAGCGAAAATGTGACTATTTTTATTGATGGTAAACCTTCAAACTTAACCAGTTCTTCTGATGCTGATATATTGGATCAAATTCCGGCGAGTTCTATTGAAAGAGTTGAAGTGATTACCAATCCATCTGCAAAGTATGATCCTGAAGGCACAAGTGGTATTATCAATATTATTTTAAAGAAAGATAGAAAAGGAGGAATTAATGGTAATGTTTCAGCTAGTGTCGGTAACAATAATAAATATAATCTTTCTGCAGGTGTGAATGCCAGAGTGAGTAAAGTAAATGTTTACGCAAATTATTCAGGCAGATACCAAGAGCGCTATGTAGATAAAACACAACATCAGAATAATCTTGATGCTAACGGTAATATCACTGACTATAACAATCAGACATCACATAGAGATGACCAGAGGTATTCTCACTTATTTAAAGGGGGAATAGATTACGATATCAATGATTACAATAATGTATACTTTTCTGCTACTTATAATACAGGATATAATAACAAAAATGAGCAGTTGAATTTGGATTATTTTAATGCTGATGGTTCGGTAATAGATAAAGTATATAGAGTCAACGAAACCAATAGAAATTCTGAAAATCAAGAATATAATTTTGGGTACCGAAAGACCTTTGTTAACCCAGGTCAAAGCTTGGATATCTCCGGACAATATTCTGATGGTTTAAGAACTACAGATGGTTTTTATACAGAGTATGATAACACAAATGGGTTAGTCTCTGACCCTATGTTTGAGCAACGCAATAATAGCCCTGAAAGAAATAAAATCTACTTAGGACAAATTGATTATGTACAACCTATTGGAGAGAAAGGAACGCTAGAAACGGGTTGGAGATCAACAGGAAGAGATATTGAAACAGACTTCTTTTCTGAAAGTATGAATGGTGGAATGTGGACTCCTGATGATTCCTTGAACAATAATTTTAACTACAGCGAACAAGTACATGCGTTGTATGTAATGTATCGACATGACTTTGGTAATTGGGGATTACAAGGTGGTTTAAGAGCGGAACAGGCGTATACAACATCTCAACTTGAAGATAATGCAGTAACTGAAGCACAGACAGTTCATAACGACTATTTTGCTTTATATCCGACATTACATATCGCTTATAAATTCTCTGATATGCGTGAAGCATCTATTGGTTATAGCCGTAGAGTAAATCGTCCAAGGGGTAGAACATTAAATCCATTTCCCGATTACTCAAACCCACAATCACTGAGACAAGGTAACCCTTATCTACAGCCAGAATTTATTGATGCATTAGAAGCTACTTACCAGCATGGTTGGGAAAATATTACACTTACGGGTAGTCTTTATTATAGATATACACATGATGCCATTCAGAGAGTACAGTCTGCTAGACCAGATGGTGTGATGGTCATGACTTGGGATAATGTGGATAACTCACAAAGTTATGGAGCAGAAGCGATTGCCACATACAATATGACAAGTTGGTGGAAGTTTACAGGTAGTGCCAATGTTTATAATCTTATTATTTCTGGTGATGCCGGAGATTTAGATCTATCCAATCAAGCTTGGGCAATGACAGGTAAATTGATGTCATCAACTAATTTAACCAAGACGCTATCTTTACAAGTAACAGGAAGATTTAGCTCGAAAAGAGCAACAGCACAAGGATATATTGCTCCGATGGGAGGAGTAGATATGGCTGTTTCTCAAAAATTATTTAAAGGCAAGGGTACTTTACAAGCGAGGGTGACCGATGTATTCAATACTTATAAATTCAACGTTTACAGCGAA from Flammeovirga agarivorans harbors:
- a CDS encoding beta-mannosidase yields the protein MKAKFNLFFSIMILWGCHLTSADTVEKIFLHQNWEFKQQGKTDWYPAKVPGCVHSDLIANELIKDPFHRVNEKEIQWIGEKDWEYKSTFKVDQKVLDKDNVTLNFKGLDTYADVYLNDIKILSADNMHREWKKDCKSVLKAGENTLRIHFKSVFKEKMEDYLNAPFKLQAWPNNDQNSEIWLSLYARKAGFHFGWDWGPRLITSGIWRPVYLEVWNDVKLESVQIIQENVSKKSADITSIFEVESTKDNATATLEISSEAFSTVKKQVTLKAGINKIPVSLKMKNPKLWWSNGLGDPNLYTFDYKVTSGNSIDTKSITTGIRSIRVLREKEEDGQSFTVELNGVPVFMKGANYIPLHNFQDQVTEDKYQYYIQQAKVSNMNMIRVWGGGIYEEDIFYDLCDQNGLLVWQDIMFACGMFPRDEEYLANVTEEVKDNVKRLRNHPSIALWNGNNENEISWYGWGWKDKYTEEEQKIYVASLENLFYKVIPEAINSMDETRYYHPTSPNTGYNDISENFGDVHLWDTKGDAPLTIYDEVVGRFMSEYGFQSYPEMESIKKFTDDWERNKTSETMFAHNRARQDQTRDPNFGNQAIERKMGTYYGIPEDFENYVYRTQILHAKATKIAIEAHRRNMPNCMGTLYWQLNDCWPAVSWATIDFYGKWKAPQYMVRDVYENTIAPVIVEKDQLRVYIVTDELKEQKAQLIVRMQTLAGKELMKEKSSITIAANTSQVYFEKKVEELLKGVDKNNVVLDVSVMNGAKELAKNIFHFAPEKDLKLQSGVVKSEIKQAKDKTIITLTASSYTKNVFLSSPGVDGHFSNNYFDILPGETVEVEFTGADKAPKGISIKSFADFTDVVN
- a CDS encoding aldose 1-epimerase family protein is translated as MKIIITSLLLLSILFGCETTKTSNDTTSIFQDTLQLKNDFLTVKVKTFGAELISIQSNQDQQEYLWQGDTISWQDHAIVQFPIVCNVKDDKYTFEGKEYEIMSHGFGRVSQYTVDILSDTSVILSIQSDENTKKMYPFDFTYAVSYTLINNKVNVSFDIKNSGSKEMFYSSGYHPGFNCPLDDNATFSDYQLSFEKEETIESLTLEKGMVTSQKRPFLNANSNFALTKKAFEQDVFILEKPSSKTVSINKINATEQDKSVVLTFGDVPYLGIWSPSNESPFVCIEPWFGLPDDEGDRVDFNEKKAIRHLQPNDKFQWDFAMEFR
- a CDS encoding galactose-binding domain-containing protein, with product MKKLTFLVFCLLGWNTLFAQVMIDEKFNNLSSNWKAVNLSGGGSHQVSNGQLTITPNNNSWYGVYNNQALSGHFYIEVEFTADDNVGLALFKKNGNNADVSNYSMITVENNSGTPVVQIRDKQNGQSDVLDNTGWADKNLRYKNTLNAQTHSVPFTSTNKKFRIFRHEGEKFIHFFYEVKKNVDGQEAVGWQELAPSKEWNQLSGEFYLGLVALGGSATFDNAYATTKPKVDKDDTNTGFSAQRRELNWSGYFGEALVVTFDKNDAPLTDGKRKFVFWSELNYVPSWYLDDSLMYTYEFVETWGGGNPGCHEPMSDRILRYSNVTLDYDGADYKIVHWEYALIDPDYKSPDDGQGAQIPWVDEWYKIYPDGTILRKIRYKAKLDTNFRNWHELTEFIVISGHTTDPSEHLSNPSLSIWPINGNSQSYHPTGHGNNYEQSNNDATLIGIHFKDHPDVVSAFNDNASNPETYAGEGITFYKTWHDAYYHMSHWPVNKEQYYTDDFKSQTTWKEQVKHASLGGAGVYGGSNWNNNYQIDTDGRKYREWISYLSLSTKGDFASKKADIEAWLTDTWNWDPTGTTPEPPVDPTPPPTETTNVALNKNVVTSSVSQGNQGSNAVDGDGNTRWESNHSDNQWLYVDLGQTYSVSSVEIDWEAAYSSSYKIEVSNNANNWTEVYSTSSANGGTDVINFTPTNAQYVRLYGQQRATNWGHSLYEFRVMGEVPSVVEPVELAYNKSVTTSSVSQGNQGSNAVDGDGNTRWESNHSDNEWLYVDLGASYDLSKVEIDWEAAYSSSYKIELSNDASNWTEVYSTSSGNGGSEQITISGSGRYVRLYGQQRATGWGHSLYEIRVYGNPLSNTRTIPHQVTGEPVFKVFPNPASTHLTIKTSLHEASQKIAKLINFQGALVAQMPIEMEITELDVNDIPDGVYILLIERNGEIESRQKIIIK
- a CDS encoding DUF6377 domain-containing protein — protein: MQKREYYDNIRKNKINELKQLKQESDLSNEQLYQINKKIIKEYSAYSFDSTLRYIEHNKKVAKALNNQLLINETRLQLAYSLASSGHYKQSEDLLLKINSSELNKELLKLYYNCYRKVYSDLDYFSFTYDARKAYAYEYKLYTDSLIALLEKQTDEYLYSKEWELLDQKKYKESLAVNSVRLADAEMGTEKFSYVTFQRALIYEMARMREKEKKYLIISAISDIKAARKDNISLTKLAKIIYYEQKVDEAYEYIKFSFEDAIFFNSKVRSTEITKLFSLILEAFQLKKTEQQKSLYLVMGIITILAIILALSLISLFRQKQNIAKARNELTDINSQLKEVNDQLENTMLQLKNSYNRISESNSVKEAYIGNFIKIYSEFIDKLNDYRLKVKSLVVAKKHQELLNISKNDEHIEIEINKFYSIFDKAFLDIYPEFVEEFNSLLKDDAQITLKKGQMLNTELRIFALIRIGITDSSKIAHLLRYSVNTIYNYRAKVKNNAKEIRDNFEEDVKEIGTFK
- a CDS encoding metal-dependent hydrolase translates to MDSLTQVVLGASVGEAVLGKKIGIRASIFGAIAGTIPDLDVLANPFLDTVGELTFHRSITHSLLFCFLASPLFGYLLHRIYGKDQDTFKDWTLLFFLGFLTHSMLDTCTTWGTQLLYPFSSYGFATYSVFVVDPHYTLPFMILLIWSLCKPKRSKIRRQLNYAGLIISTSYLALGFVMQHKAKNVFTQALQEENIQYSDMIVKTTPMNIWLWSASVNSEDEYYTGFYSVFDNDEEVTFSSSPKHHDLLNNIELTPKLKDLLYVTKGYYTVEKIDDTTYNINDLRFGSFDGWKGKGEGKIVFVYQMNLTEDPHRPGQYVQQFTQKSYKKIEGLDYFKQYFSRVYGVKYRDSAVK